A genomic window from Cricetulus griseus strain 17A/GY chromosome 4, alternate assembly CriGri-PICRH-1.0, whole genome shotgun sequence includes:
- the Cryab gene encoding alpha-crystallin B chain, translating to MDIAIHHPWIRRPFFPFHSPSRLFDQFFGEHLLESDLFSTATSLSPFYLRPPSFLRAPSWIDTGLSEMRMEKDRFSVNLDVKHFSPEELKVKVLGDVVEVHGKHEERQDEHGFISREFHRKYRIPADVDPLTITSSLSSDGVLTVNGPRKQASGPERTIPITREEKPAVTAAPKK from the exons ATGGACATCGCCATCCACCACCCCTGGATCCGTcgtcccttcttccctttccactcCCCCAGCCGTCTCTTTGACCAGTTCTTCGGAGAGCACCTGTTGGAGTCTGACCTCTTCTCAACTGCCACTTCTCTGAGCCCCTTCTACCTTCGGCCACCCTCCTTCCTTCGGGCACCCAGCTGGATTGACACTGGACTCTCAGAG ATGCGTATGGAGAAGGACAGATTCTCTGTCAACCTGGACGTGAAGCACTTCTCCCCAGAGGAGCTGAAAGTCAAGGTGCTGGGAGACGTGGTTGAAGTGCATGGCAAGCACGAAGAACGCCAG GACGAACACGGTTTCATCTCTAGGGAGTTCCACAGGAAGTACCGGATCCCAGCTGATGTGGATCCTCTGACCATTACTTCATCCCTATCATCTGATGGGGTCCTCACTGTGAATGGACCAAGGAAACAGGCCTCTGGCCCCGAGCGTACCATTCCCATCACCCGTGAAGAGAAGCCTGCTGTCACTGCAGCCCCTAAGAAGTAG
- the CUNH11orf52 gene encoding uncharacterized protein C11orf52 homolog: MERTYRTLVHGQSVFLHRSCPSTFQKKNKTGSQARSTLSILKQQQLQQQLQLQKNGTKDCETIGPMYEQVLHRPVSQKRSSDSTSEESHLHYADIHVLSQTQPHSGKVNRLHLETATEYAVLRFPKATPRYDCNNGTLV, from the exons ATGGAGAGAACATACAGAACTCTTGTACATGGACAATCTGTTTTTCTACATAGGAGCTGCCCATCAACtttccagaagaaaaacaaaacag GGAGCCAAGCAAGATCCACATTGAGCATACTGAAGCAGCAACAGCTACAACAACAGCTACAGCTACAGAAGAATGGTACAAAG GACTGTGAAACAATAGGACCAATGTATGAGCAAGTGTTACACCGGCCTGTATCTCAAAAGAGAAGTTCAGACTCCACATCCGAGGAGAGTCATTTGCATTATGCGGACATTCATGTGCTCAGCCAAACGCAGCCACACTCTGGCAAGGTGAACCGCCTCCATCTAGAAACTGCCACAGAGTATGCCGTCCTTCGCTTCCCCAAGGCCACACCTCGATATGACTGCAACAATGGAACCCTGGTGTGA
- the Hspb2 gene encoding heat shock protein beta-2 isoform X1, whose amino-acid sequence MSGRTVPHAHPATAEYEFANPSRLGEQRFGEGLLPEEILTPTLYHGYYVRPRASRAGEGSRAGASELRLSEGKFQAFLDVSHFTPDEVTVRTVDNLLEVSARHPQRLDRHGFVSREFCRTYVLPADVDPWRVRAALSHDGILNLEAPRGGRHLDTEVNEVYISLLPAPPDPEEEEEVARVES is encoded by the exons ATGTCGGGCCGCACAGTGCCACATGCCCACCCAGCCACGGCAGAGTATGAATTTGCCAACCCCAGCCGCCTGGGTGAGCAGCGCTTCGGAGAAG GCCTCCTGCCAGAAGAGATCCTGACCCCCACCCTCTACCATGGCTACTATGTCCGGCCTCGGGcctccagagctggggagggCAGTAGGGCAGGGGCTTCAGAGCTCAGGCTCAGCGAAGGCAAGTTCCAGGCATTTCTGGATGTGAGCCACTTTACCCCAGACGAGGTGACCGTGAGAACTGTGGACAACCTGCTGGAGGTGTCGGCCCGGCACCCCCAGCGTCTGGACCGCCATGGCTTCGTGTCCCGAGAGTTCTGTCGCACCTATGTCCTGCCAGCAGATGTAGACCCCTGGCGGGTCCGAGCTGCCCTCTCCCATGATGGTATCCTTAACTTAGAGGCGCCTCGGGGTGGCCGGCATTTGGACACGGAAGTCAATGAGGTCTacatctccctgctccctgcGCCTCCTGacccagaggaagaggaagaggtagCCAGAGTTGAGTCCTGA
- the Hspb2 gene encoding heat shock protein beta-2 isoform X2, with amino-acid sequence MSGRTVPHAHPATAEYEFANPSRLGEQRFGEDVDPWRVRAALSHDGILNLEAPRGGRHLDTEVNEVYISLLPAPPDPEEEEEVARVES; translated from the exons ATGTCGGGCCGCACAGTGCCACATGCCCACCCAGCCACGGCAGAGTATGAATTTGCCAACCCCAGCCGCCTGGGTGAGCAGCGCTTCGGAGAAG ATGTAGACCCCTGGCGGGTCCGAGCTGCCCTCTCCCATGATGGTATCCTTAACTTAGAGGCGCCTCGGGGTGGCCGGCATTTGGACACGGAAGTCAATGAGGTCTacatctccctgctccctgcGCCTCCTGacccagaggaagaggaagaggtagCCAGAGTTGAGTCCTGA